The Streptomyces sp. NBC_01275 genome has a segment encoding these proteins:
- a CDS encoding VOC family protein, with translation MSSIKQFQVTFDCAEPERVARFWCEVLGYVVPPPPEGFATWDDFDRSLPPERQGSAFTCSDPSGVGPRLYFQRVPEGKVVKNRVHLDVRVGTGLVGEERLATLEAECARLVALGAIRERVLLADDHNESCIVMQDIEGNEFCLD, from the coding sequence CTTCGACTGCGCAGAACCTGAGCGCGTCGCCCGCTTTTGGTGCGAGGTCTTGGGATACGTCGTACCGCCGCCACCGGAGGGGTTTGCCACGTGGGACGATTTCGATCGCTCTCTGCCGCCTGAGCGGCAGGGCTCAGCGTTCACCTGCAGTGACCCCTCAGGCGTGGGCCCGCGGCTGTACTTCCAGCGCGTCCCCGAAGGGAAGGTCGTCAAGAATCGGGTGCATCTTGACGTGCGGGTCGGCACCGGGCTCGTTGGGGAAGAGCGCCTCGCCACGCTCGAAGCCGAGTGCGCGCGACTGGTCGCGCTCGGCGCGATACGCGAGCGCGTGCTGCTTGCCGATGACCACAATGAGTCGTGCATCGTGATGCAGGACATCGAGGGCAACGAGTTCTGTCTCGACTGA